Genomic DNA from Desulfuribacillus alkaliarsenatis:
CATTAAACCATCCGCGTTCAGTATACCAAATCATGAAAAATCACTATTCTCGCTATACTTTAGAGAAGACTGCTGCAGCAGCGGGTGCTCCAGTTGATAAGCTTGAGCAGGTTTATGAGCTATTTACATCTACAGGAGAAACTGGTAAAGCAGGTTCAATTCTTTATGCTATGGGTCAAACACAGTTTACTTCAGGGGCACAAAACGTACGTGCACTTGGTTTGATTCAGTTATTATTAGGTAACTTAGGAATTCCAGGCGGAGGAACACAGGCACTTCGTGGTCACTCAAACGTACAGGGTTCAACAGACATGGCGTGCCTATTCCATATTTTACCTGGATATCTTCCAGCTCCTAATGAGAGCTTAGCGACGTTAGAAGCATATAATGCAACAACTCCTGCGGCACCTGCATGGTGGTCGAACCGTCCTAAATACATTGCTAGTTTATTAAAGGCATGGTGGGGTGACTCAGCACAAGCAGATAATGACTTCCATTATGGATGGCTGCCAAAAGGTAAAGCTGGGAAAGATTATTCGCATATTTCAGTGTTTGAAGGTATGCATGCTGAAGAAGTTAAAGGGCTTATCAGCTGGGGTCAAAACCCTGTAGTTGCAGGACCTCACTACAACTTCAGTACAAAAGCAATGGAAAACCTTGATTGGTTAGTTGTTTTAGATCCATTTGAGAATGAAACAGCGGCATTCTGGAAGCGTCCAGGTGCAAACCCTAGAGACATCCAAACAGAGGTATTCCTATTACCTCCAACTACCTTCTTAGAGAAGGAAGGTTCAGTAACTCACAGTGGACGTCTAATGCAGTATCGTTGGAAGGCTGTTGAAGGACCTGGTGATGTTAAGCAAGAATCTTACATTCTTGATCGCTTAGCTAAGCGCTTAAAAGCTTTATATGCTAGTAGTACAAGACCAGAAGATGAGCCAATTAAAGCGTTTACTTGGAATTATCCTGACCCAGCAGTAGATCATAGAGCATTTATTGATGCTGTTACTAGAGAAATTAGTGGTAGAAATCTAACTACTGGTTTACAGGTTAACCTGTTTACAGAACTACAAGATGATGGTACAACAGATTGTGGTAACTGGATTTACTCTGGTTGCTATACTGAAGCTCTTGGAAACCGCTCGCAAAGACGTGGAGTAGATGATCCAGGAGGCTGGGGTGCATACCTTGATTGGGGATTTGCATGGCCAGCAAACCGTCGTATTCTTTACAACCGTGCATCAGTTGATCCAAACGGTAGACCATGGTCAGAAGATCGTGAATACATGAGATGGAGTGCAAGCACTGGCTGGAGTGGATATGATGTTGTTGATGGTGGTGCTCCACTTAGAGCGGAAGATGGAAGCATTAATGCTCCATTCATCATGCTTACAGAGCAAGTAGGTCGCCTATTCGCAATCGGCGGATTGAATGATGGACCACTTCCAGAGCACTATGAGCCGTGGGAGAGCCCAACAGAAAACGTATTCAATGGTAGACAGACAAATCCTGCACACTATAAAGGTGCTGTTGGTAGCTCGGATGAATATAGAAGTAATCCTAGTGAATATCCAATAATCTGTTCTACATGGCGTGTATGTGAGCACTGGCATTCAGGTGCAACAAGCCGTCATATGCCATGGTTAGCTGAGTTAATGCCTGCTTCATTCGTTGAAATGAGCGAAGATTTAGCTGCTGAAAAAGGTATTGTGAATGGTGAAACAGTTGAAATAGTTAATGCTCGTGGATCAATTAAAGCTGTAGCAATGGTTACACCTCGTAATGCTGACTTTAACATTAATGGTAATAAGACGTATCAGGTCGGTTTAACATGGCACTTTGGTTTCAAAGGACTTGTTACTGGTGACGTTGCAAATGCACTTACACCACATGTTGGTGACGCCAATACTTCGATACCAGAGTACAAAGCATTCCTGGTTGATGTAAGGAAGGTGAGATAATATGACAAGAATGGCGAGATTAATCGATATCACTAGATGTACAGCTTGTAGAGGTTGCCAGGTTGCTTGTAAAAGCTGGAATCAACTAGAAGGAGAAATTGGTGAATTCACTGGTTCGTATCAGTCGCATCATGACAATTCTCCTGGTCGCTGGACAATGATTAAGTTCTACGAGCAGAAGAAAGCTACTGGTCTTGAGTGGCATTTCCGTAAGAACTGCTGCTTACACTGTGGTGATCCTGGTTGTATGAAGGCATGTCCAAACGATGCTATTAGAAAAGCTGACAATGGTGCAGTTATTCGCGTAGAAGAGAATTGTATCGGCTGTGGCTATTGTGTACCACATTGCCCATTCGGTATTCCTAAGATTGATGAAAAAGAAGAGAAGATGAAAAAATGTTCATTCTGCTATGACAGAATTTCAAACAATCTTCAACCTGCATGTGCTAAAACGTGTGTTCCTAAGGCGATTGTCTATGGAACTTGGGAAGATATGTCAAGGTTAGCTGATGAGCGTGTAGTTCAAGCTAGAAACTTGTATCCAAATGCAAGAATTTATGGTAAGGATGAGCTTGGTGGATTAGGTGCTATTTATATCTTACCTGACTCTCCAGATCAGTTTGACTTACCAGTAAATCCAACATTACACCCGACATTAGGACTTTGGAAAGACCTAGTTCATCCGTTTGGAAACTTTATGGTAGGTGCAGCTTTAGCGGCTACAGGACTAGCGTTCTTGTTCTCACGCCGTAAGGTTGTAGGATTGAAGGAAAGTGCTAAGTTGGAAGAAGGAGGCTACTACGATGAGCAAACAAAAAATGATCGTGCGCTTTAGTCCAGTCGTTCGTATTACACACTGGATGTATGCAATCAGTTTCATCATCCTAGCGATTACTGGATACATGCTATTCGGTACAAAGCTAGACTGGATGGCACCGTTATTTGGTGGTATTGAAGGAGCTATGATTGTTCACCGTGTGGCAGCTGTTTTCCTTGTTAGTTCAATTGTAATATCATTACTAATGCGTCCAAAAGAGATGTTAACTTGGTTTAAAGATTGCTTTACATTTACAAAAAATGACTTTGGTTTCTTAGCTACATTCCCTCATAAGTTCATGGGAATTAAGAAAGAAATTCCACCACAAGGATTCTATAACGGTGGAGAAAAAGTTAACTCTTTAATTCAAATTTTCTCTGGAGCAATCCTAATAGTAACAGGTTTCATTATGTGGTTCAGTGATTCATTTAGTGCAGGATTACTAATGTGGGCAATTCCATTGCATGCATTGTTCTTTGCAGTAGCTACTGCTGGAGCTATTGGTCACATCTGGTTAGCATTATTAAACCCAATCTCTAACGAATCGCTTGGAGCTATGACTCATGGTAAAGTATCTGAGAAATACATGATTGAAAACCATGAGCAATGGTACAACGATGTTTATAAAGCTGGAAAAAGTCAATAATAGACTATAAGGCTTCAAAGTAAATATTATATTTAAGAATTACAAATGGGGCTAGATTATCTAGTCCCATTTGTTACATTCTATACAAATAAAGTATTAAGCTTAATTTAAAATAATATTGGACTTATATATAAAAATGATTTTACCTATAATTTGCTATAGGTTATAATAGTAGCAAACAATAGAAAGGGGAAGCACCTTGAATAAAAACAAAAATATTCCTAAGCCTCCAGAGGAAATGGTTGCTTACTATAAAAATCTTGATGAGTTTGTTAGTAATCAAACAAAGAACCTAAAGTTAGTAACAATTAACAAAGTAGAAGGAATCGAGGAATTCCTAAAGAAAATTGGCAAAGAGAGTTCACTGCTTGAAGAAGGCTATGTTCCAATGGATAGTGAACAGGTAGCAAAAAACTTTAATAAACTTGTGGAATTACTTGAAGCAAGTACACCTGAGAATCAACTAGCTAACTCTATAAAGAAGCTAATTGATGAAGATGTTTTCAATCAGAAATTCTGGGATAAACCAATAGAAGAAGTTGAGGAAAGTGTAATTAAGCTTGCTGAAGAAAAAGAGCTTGATGTGCATTCGCTATTGCGTCTCTCTTACTGGGCAATGAGTCCATATTGGCGTGCAGTAGCTAGTGATAATAAAGAAAAAATTACTGATCTGCCTGTAAACTCGAGACCAACATGTCCTGTGTGTGGACAGTTTGCAGACTTTGCTGTACTTGATGAAGACAAGCATGGCAAAAGATATTTAATATGCATACAATGCGATGTTAAATGGCCATACAAGCGTATGGGCTGTAGCTACTGTGGCAATGATGATTATGATAAGCTTGGATACATTGTTTTAGAAGATGTCGAGGGATATAAAATATATCACTGTGAGGAATGTAAGACCTATCTTAAGACTTTTGATCAAAGGGCAGATGTGCCAAGATTGTCAAATAATCAATTGATGGAAAATGTAGAAACACTATTTTTAGATCTTTTAGCAGCAGAAAAAGGCTATTCGCCAATGAAATAGTTAGACGAAATGATTACGATTTCAAATATAATAATACAGAAATAAACCCTTTCTTTTGTCGTGGAAGGGTTTTTGTATTATTTATGCTAGGACTAGCAACCTAATACAGCTATTGCATACCATAAATATAAGCTCCTTTGATTGAGAAAAATTATCATATGACTTTATGACATTATCATAATCATGTCGAGCAAGTGATAGTTTATCGATATCTAGGAAGTTGATTGATTAAGTGGGGGTTTTACTATGTGTGGAATAGCAGGTTGGATTCATTACCAAATGAATCTCGCTGATAATATAGATGTTGTGATAAATGCAATGGGGGAGACATTAATCCCTCGAGGACCTGATGCGAAAGGGAGCTGGGTCTCAGCCCATGCTGCGTTTGCCCATCGGCGTCTAGTTGTTGTTGACCCTGTCGGTGGTGTTCAGCCTATGGTTAAAGAGCACCAAGGAGAAACCTTTGTCCTTATATACAACGGTGAGCTCTACAACACAGAAGATTTAAGAAATATCCTCGAAAACTGTGGTCATATATTTAAGGGACACTCAGATACTGAAGTGTTATTGACTGCATACATTCAGTGGGGAGAGCGCTGCGTAGAGTACTTCAATGGCATATTCGCCTTTGCAATATGGCGCGAACGTAAGCAAACAGTATTTTTAGCTCGAGATCGTCTAGGGGTAAAACCATTATTTTATAGCCTTAAAGGTAATTCGCTTGTGTTTGCATCGGAGTTGAAATCACTGTTAAGTCATCCTGATGTAGAGCCAATAGTAGATCGTTCAGGACTTGCAGAAATAATAGCAATTGGTCCAGCAAGAACGCCTGGCCATGGGGTTTTCAAAAATGTTTATGAGCTAAAACCAGGGCACCTCATGCAGTTCAGTAGAGAAGGAGTACGGACACAGCAATATTGGGCACTAGAATCTAAAAAACATACGCACAGTTTTGAAGAAACAGTAATAAGGGTTAAGACAATATTTGAAGATGCAGTACGAAGGCAACTAGTATCTGATGTACCACTCTGTACACTTTTATCAGGCGGGCTAGACTCAAGTGCAATTACAGCATACGCCCACAGAGCGAGTGTTACTAACGGAATGGGTCCACTTCATACATTCTCAGTAGACTATGAAGATAATGACAAGCATTTTAAACCGAATGAATTTCAACCAAACTCAGATGAACATTTCATTAAACGTGTTAATGAATACCTAGGTAGTAAATCACACTATATACGAATCAAAAACGATAACTTAGTTGAATCGCTACAGAAAGCTGCACTGGCAAGGGACTTACCTGGAATGGCGGATATTGATGGCTCACTTATGCTTTTTAGTCATGAGATTAAAAAGCATGCTACTGTAGCGCTATCTGGGGAATGTGCAGATGAAGTTTTTGGTGGTTATCCTTGGTTTAAAAACCTAGATGATAGACCGCTAGAAATGTTCCCTTGGACCAGAAACCTGTCAGAAAGAATGACGGTTTTCTCGCAAGAAATCACAGACATAATAAAACCAGAGTCCTATATTAAACAGCGATTCCATGAGGCGATGGAGGAGGTGCCAAGGCTTGAAGGTGAGCAAGGGCATGACGAGCGTATAAGGGAGATGTTCTATATAAACCTAACCCGTTGGATGCCAACGCTTTTAGATCGCAAGGATCGCATGAGTATGGCAGAAGGATTAGAGATTCGTGTCCCTTTCTGTGACCATCGCTTAGTTGAGTACCTCTGGAATGTTCCGTGGGAAATGAAGTATTACAATCAAATTGAAAAAGGCTTGTTACGAAAAGCATTAGAGGGTGTGCTACCAGATGACGTTCTCTATCGCAAAAAAAGCCCTTATCCAAAAACTCACGACCCTGCGTATTTAGCAGCTATGAAGGAATGGGTAACAGAAATTATCAACACTCCAAACTCGCCTACTCATCAAATTATTAACTGTAAGAATATCAGATTACTCTTAAATTCAGTATCTCCAAGCTCAAATATGCCCTGGTTCGGCCAGTTAATGAATATGCCACAATTCTTGGCGTATATAGGGCAGCTAGATACATGGATGCGTAAATATAAAGTACAGCTACAACTGTAGCTAAGATAAAAAAGGCTCATTCCTGAGCCTTTTTTTATATAATCATAGGTGGGCAAGCACTCGTTAATCAGCATATTGATAACGTTAAGTATTTCAAAGATGCAAAAGATGCGGTAATCAGTCTCTCCTATCAGACTTGCAAACAGATTTACAAACAAGACTTGCAAATAGTATTAATTAGTATAGCTAAATCCATTTGCGGAAAATTAATTAAGAAGAGATGAATTAATATTACAATAAGTAGAGGTGAAAAAAATGGATTGGCAGGAATTAAACACATTAGGAGACCAGCTTCGTAGTATAGGTCATCGTAGAAGAGAGCTTGCAGAACAAATATATTCTGAAGTGCAAGAAGGAGATCAGCAAGAATCGCGTGAATTATATCAAGAGTTAAGTACCCTTAGTGACGCAGCAATTGATTTAATGAAGCAACAGAAAAAAATGTTTGAAGATAAGATTAATCATTTATCATAGTTTGAAATTACAAAAGACCAGTTCAAATCCTGGTCTTTTGTTCTATTTCGCAAACAAATTTTCTGCTTAATAAATACTTAGTATATAAAGAATGTAATAAAGAAGTTCTTGGTTAAATGTAGAATATTGGTAAAGGTATGCTATAATTGAACAAAGAGGGTGACAAAAGTGGTAAATAGCGAGTTAGTTAAAAGGAAAATAGCTTATATTGATGAATGCATTAAGAAAATTAATAAATATTCTAATTATACTTATCAGCAGTTTGCTCAGGATGATATTGTACAAGATGTCGTGGAGTATAACTTATTCCAAGCTATCAATCTTATGATAGATATTGCGCAACATGTTGTAACTGATGGGGATTTAGGTAAGCCAGAAAAACTGTCTGATGGATTTGAAATACTATTTGCAAAAAAATACATCACTGAGAGACAACTTTTTACTTACAAGAACATGGTTGGATTTCGCAACATAATAGCACACCAATATACAAGTTTAGACAAAAAAATAGTATATACAGCCATGAATGAAAAGGTTAAAGATATAAAGGAATTTGTCAGTTTTGTACTAGAGGATATCATATAATAACAACGCAGAACTGCAAGTAAACGCAAGAAATAGCAATTAAGAATTTGAGAACAGGAAGTAGGTGGTCATATGGTATGCGATTTAATAAAAAAGAAAATAGCTGAATATGACGCCGTCCAATTCGCTTTTATATTTGGCTCTTATGCGATCAATAAGCAATGTGAGGACAGCGACTTAGATGTTGCAATTATGTTAGATAAGCCGTTAGTAGATTTGGAAGATTATTTAAAAATGAAAATGGAGCTAACTGAGTTGACTAAACTAGAGGTAGATTTAGTAGTACTTAACGATGCAGCACCGTTGCTAAAAAAAGAAGTGTTTCAAACAGGAATTCAAATCTATGCAAAATCTCAAACATTTGTTAATGAACAGCGCATCAAAGCTCTATTTGAATATGATGATATGGAGAAGTATTTAGAAGCTTCACATAGAGCACTTAAAGAAAAATACATCTAACGGTGAAAATTGCCTGAAAATTAACTAAAATGAAAATATCTATATAATAAGAGCCATACTACACTGAAAGTTATTCAGAGCAGCATGGCCTTTTCTTTTTATTACTGGTTTGGCGGGAGCGTGTGAGAATCGAACTCACCTGAGACCCTAAAGCCTCACGCACGGTTTTGAAGTTGCTCCCGTATTGCCCCCATATATTCTGTCACTTTTCTTACTAATTGGCCATACTATCTTTAATGGCTTTTTCTACAAACTGATTTAATGATATTCCTTTTGACTTAGCTAATAAATCAGCTTTCCGATGTGCCTCCGGTGATATTCTTACGTTGAAACTACCCTTATATGCTTTATCTGGAGTTTTGCCTAGTTCTTCACACATTTCTAGATAATCATCAACTGCTTCTTGAAATGCTTTTTTTAATTTAATGACAGTATCAGCCTCGAAGCTAATACTATCTTCAATTCCTAAAATTAGACCAAAAAATACTTCATCTGCATCACTATACTCAACCCTAGCATGATATCCTTTGTAAGATAGTAGATTATTCATCGTTATCACCTAACTTTTTTATTATTTTAATAACCTCTACTAACTGATATCTTTTTAAAATATTACCTGGATGTGGTTTGTGTAACCTAATTATCAGATTATGCTGTTGATTGTGAAAAGCAACCCTTGAACCTGATGTCTTGCCCTTAGTATGCTCAATAAATCCTAATGATTTCATTATCTTTTTAAGCTCGCTATAGGTGAAATCCTTTGGCAAACTGTAAAGCCTTTGCAAAAGCTTTTCTATTTTTGTCATTTGCTGCTCCCTATAAATTAATATTTTTACAGTCAAATTCAACAAGACATCATGCAACTATCTGGTAGTTGCTAACACACTATTAATGTATACCAAATTGATTTAAAAGTCAATTAATGGGGGCAAATATTACCCGATATCAATAAATGATTTTATATAACACCTAATAATAAGTTGCAAGAATATAAATCTGTGTTTCTAAGTTTAACATTGTAAAATAGAGCATAAAAAAAAAACCTTGATATATCAAGGTTTGGCGGGAGCGTGTGGGAATCGAACCCACCTGAGACCCTAAAGCCTCACGCACGGTTTTGAAGACCGGGAGGGACACCAGTACCCTATCCGCCCCCACATGTCTAATTAATATATCATATTTTGTGCTAGTGAAACAAGCTGTAATTAATGTAAAAATCACAAATCCGTCATAAAAATATATTAACTGTATATGAATGTAGCAAAAGCTATTTAGTTTTATAGAGGGGAGGTGATAATTAATGAAGAACATAGTTCGGTATAGCTTTGCTATTATTGCCCTTATATTGATATTGACAGGAAATATTTATGCTAGTGAATACCAAGATCATAGAAATGAATGGGGGTTATTTTTAGAAGGAACTAATTTAAACCCTGATGTTGCTCCGATAGACAGTTCATCTGATCTTTTATTACCAATACGGTTTGTAGTAGAGGGGTTAGGTGGCGAAATCGAGTGGAAGCCGCACACGAAAGAGGTCATAGCGCATGTAAACGGGCAGGAATTATATATAATTTTTAATCATAAATCAGGAGCAGCACACTCTGTGAAAGTAAATGGCATGCAATTTAGCAGCAAACAGCACCCTTTACCTGTAATAAAATCTGGAAGGACTATGATAAATGTTGAACTTGTCGAACTTATAACTAAAACGAAGATTGCCCGTGTTGATGGTTTGCGATTGACTAATATTTATAAAGAACAGAAGCAGGAAGAGTTCCAGCTTGAACAATTAGCACTATGTGTTCATAAAGCTGATGAGTACCTTTTTCGAGTCTTTAAAGATAGAACACAACAGGATCGTAAACAATTGGAATCAAGATTAACAAGATACTATTCAAAAGCGATATCCGAGCAAATTATAGAGCATTACTACATTAAAAATGACGAAGGTTTTTATCAAGTGATACCAACGGATAGGCCAATTACGATAGCGCCTGCTAATAATATTGAATCAATAGAACTACAGAGCATTAAGAATTTAAATAATGAAGTTGGGTTAATGTTATATGTGAAAAGAAAGCCAACACTTTTTAGCACTTACAAAGTTCATTCGCAGTATGAGTTTCGCTTACAAAACCAACAATGGATAATAGTTGAAATTATACACCATTTAGTAGACAATAGAGACAGGACAAATGATGGTTATGGAGGCGCAATGAGACTATGAATGAAAAATATAGAATGCTGCCTGCGGTAGGTAAGCTATTACAACACCCTACTATTAAAGAGTGGCAAAAAGAATACCCTTTATCTAAGATATCCCAGGCAGCAGCAAAGCTGATAGACGAGATGCGAGATCGAATCGCCGAGCTGTTGCCTGAAGAATTTGAACAAGAGGCTGTTTTGAATAAGTTAAAAGCAAACCTAGATAATGAGCTTGAGCCTAACTTAAAACGCGTCATAAATGCAACTGGTGTAGTATTACACACTAATCTTGGACGAGCATTGTTATCTGAAGATGCTGTCAATATGGTTGCTCAAGTTGCCCGTTCTTATAATAATTTAGAATTGAATTTAGACACTGGTAAGCGTGGTTCGCGCTACTCCCATGTAGAAGAGCTTATATGTGAGCTTACGGGTGCTGAAGCAGCACTAGTTGTAAACAACAATGCGTCTGCCGTGCTGCTTGTCCTGAGAGAGCTAGGGAGCGGTGGCGAAGTTATTGTTTCCCGTGGTGAACTAGTTGAAATTGGTGGCTCATTTAGGGTGTCGGAAGTAATGAAGGAGAGTAAAGCACAGCTAGTAGAAGTGGGAACTACCAATAAGACGCACCTTTATGATTATGAGGACCATGTAACAGAGCATACTAAATTGCTAATGAAGGTACACACAAGTAATTATCGCATTGTCGGGTTTACGAAGAGTGTTGAATCCGAGGAATTAGTTTCGCTAGGTAGAAAAACTGACATACCTGTATACGAAGACTTAGGCAGTGGCATGCTCTATGATCTTAAGAGTATTGGTGTGGGCGATGAACCGACAGTACAAGAAGTCGTTAAAGCAGGGGTGGACGTAGTCTCTTTTAGTGGAGATAAACTTCTGGGTGGACCACAGGCTGGTATTATAGTAGGAAGAAAAAAATACATTGACCGTATTAAAAAGAACCAACTAAATCGAGCCTTGCGAGTGGACAAGTTTACAGTAGCGGCGTTACAGGCGACATTGCTACATTATGTTAAAGAGGAATACACTAAGATTCCAACCCTACGTATGATTATGGGAACGGAAGATAGTATGTTGGAAAAAGCCAATCTTTTAGCAGAACAGATAAAAGCAGTTAGTAATAGCATTGAAGTTGAAGTCCAGCCAGGTTTTTCGCAAATCGGTGGTGGAGCCTTACCTTTAGAGCAAATGCCTACTTATGTAGTGGCTTTATCCTTTGCTGATACGACAATTGCAAGGGCGGTTGAACTAATGCGTGAGGCGAGCTATCCAATAATGCCAAGGGTATCGAAGGAACAAATTCTACTTGATGTAAGAACAATTGCTGACGAAGAGTTTAGTGAGGTTGTTATCAGCATAAAAGAAATTATCGAAAAAACAACTACCAGAGAGGTGTAAGGATGACTACAGAAACAGTAAAACTAACTTCATTATCGACAAAAGCAGGCTGAGGCTGTAAAATCGGCCCTGCCGAACTGGCGCAAGTATTGTGTCATTTACCGCCAAATCTTGAAGATCCGAATTTGTTAGTAGGTATAGATTACTCTGATGATGCTGGAGTTTATCGACTAACGGACGAGCTTGCCTTAATACAAACCCTTGATTATTTCACTCCAGTAGTCGATGATCCTTATATGTTTGGACAAATTGCTGCAGCCAATGCACTTAGTGATGTTTATGCTATGGGCGGAAAACCAATAACAGCAATGAATATCGTAGGCTTTCAAGTTAAGAAAATAGGTGCCCATGTCTTAGCGGATATTCTCCGTGGCGGTGCAGATAAGGTTAGAGAAGCTGGAGCTGTTATTGTAGGCGGTCATTCTATCGATGATGCCGAGCCTAAGTATGGACTATCTGTTACGGGTATTTGTCATCCACAAAAGTACTGGGCTAATAAGGGCGCTAAAGTAGGCGATGTCGTAATCCTTACGAAGCCAATTGGCGTAGGTATCATTACGACTGCTATTAAGCGAAATCGTACATCTGACGAAGACGTGCAACGGGTAACGGAGGCAATGGCAACTTTAAATAAGATAGCTAGTGAGGTTCTGCAGCAGTATGAAATATCTGCGTGCACGGATATTACTGGATTTGGTCTACTAGGACATGCCTATGAGATGGCTAAAGCAAGCGATGTAGCCATAGAGATTACTGCTAAAGAAGTCCCAGTACTAGATAATACATTGATCTTCGCACGGGAAGGTATAGTACCAGGTGGAACAAAAGCAAATCATCAGTGGCTTGGTGAATGTGTTAAGTATGATGAACACATTACAATGGATATGCAATACACCTTATGTGACGCAAT
This window encodes:
- a CDS encoding formate dehydrogenase subunit gamma — translated: MSKQKMIVRFSPVVRITHWMYAISFIILAITGYMLFGTKLDWMAPLFGGIEGAMIVHRVAAVFLVSSIVISLLMRPKEMLTWFKDCFTFTKNDFGFLATFPHKFMGIKKEIPPQGFYNGGEKVNSLIQIFSGAILIVTGFIMWFSDSFSAGLLMWAIPLHALFFAVATAGAIGHIWLALLNPISNESLGAMTHGKVSEKYMIENHEQWYNDVYKAGKSQ
- the mntA gene encoding type VII toxin-antitoxin system MntA family adenylyltransferase antitoxin — its product is MVCDLIKKKIAEYDAVQFAFIFGSYAINKQCEDSDLDVAIMLDKPLVDLEDYLKMKMELTELTKLEVDLVVLNDAAPLLKKEVFQTGIQIYAKSQTFVNEQRIKALFEYDDMEKYLEASHRALKEKYI
- a CDS encoding formate dehydrogenase accessory protein FdhE, which codes for MNKNKNIPKPPEEMVAYYKNLDEFVSNQTKNLKLVTINKVEGIEEFLKKIGKESSLLEEGYVPMDSEQVAKNFNKLVELLEASTPENQLANSIKKLIDEDVFNQKFWDKPIEEVEESVIKLAEEKELDVHSLLRLSYWAMSPYWRAVASDNKEKITDLPVNSRPTCPVCGQFADFAVLDEDKHGKRYLICIQCDVKWPYKRMGCSYCGNDDYDKLGYIVLEDVEGYKIYHCEECKTYLKTFDQRADVPRLSNNQLMENVETLFLDLLAAEKGYSPMK
- the hepT gene encoding type VII toxin-antitoxin system HepT family RNase toxin; its protein translation is MVNSELVKRKIAYIDECIKKINKYSNYTYQQFAQDDIVQDVVEYNLFQAINLMIDIAQHVVTDGDLGKPEKLSDGFEILFAKKYITERQLFTYKNMVGFRNIIAHQYTSLDKKIVYTAMNEKVKDIKEFVSFVLEDII
- a CDS encoding 4Fe-4S dicluster domain-containing protein; amino-acid sequence: MTRMARLIDITRCTACRGCQVACKSWNQLEGEIGEFTGSYQSHHDNSPGRWTMIKFYEQKKATGLEWHFRKNCCLHCGDPGCMKACPNDAIRKADNGAVIRVEENCIGCGYCVPHCPFGIPKIDEKEEKMKKCSFCYDRISNNLQPACAKTCVPKAIVYGTWEDMSRLADERVVQARNLYPNARIYGKDELGGLGAIYILPDSPDQFDLPVNPTLHPTLGLWKDLVHPFGNFMVGAALAATGLAFLFSRRKVVGLKESAKLEEGGYYDEQTKNDRAL
- the fdnG gene encoding formate dehydrogenase-N subunit alpha, with translation MKLSRRNLLKLAGAGTTAAMVANLGFNVSKVSADSATLRTKFAREYPSICCFCSGGCGIIAQVVNGELVFTEGDPDNPSNRGTNCSKGAAVSQTHKNDERVTKVLYRAPGSEVWEVQTWEWAINRIADNIKRTRDESFELRDAQGRMVSRTEAIASLGSSIINNEDLYLISKLMRVIGVTYLEHQARIUHSSTVAGLGATYGRGAMTNHWQDMKNTDVALICGSNAAENHPVSFSWLTEAREKRGAKIIHVDPRFTRTSARSDLYCPIRSGSNLIFYSGMINYILENDRMHRDYVLHYTNATFVIKEGFAFDDVTGLFTGYDEAVGRYTDRSTWDYERDEDGNYVRDMTLNHPRSVYQIMKNHYSRYTLEKTAAAAGAPVDKLEQVYELFTSTGETGKAGSILYAMGQTQFTSGAQNVRALGLIQLLLGNLGIPGGGTQALRGHSNVQGSTDMACLFHILPGYLPAPNESLATLEAYNATTPAAPAWWSNRPKYIASLLKAWWGDSAQADNDFHYGWLPKGKAGKDYSHISVFEGMHAEEVKGLISWGQNPVVAGPHYNFSTKAMENLDWLVVLDPFENETAAFWKRPGANPRDIQTEVFLLPPTTFLEKEGSVTHSGRLMQYRWKAVEGPGDVKQESYILDRLAKRLKALYASSTRPEDEPIKAFTWNYPDPAVDHRAFIDAVTREISGRNLTTGLQVNLFTELQDDGTTDCGNWIYSGCYTEALGNRSQRRGVDDPGGWGAYLDWGFAWPANRRILYNRASVDPNGRPWSEDREYMRWSASTGWSGYDVVDGGAPLRAEDGSINAPFIMLTEQVGRLFAIGGLNDGPLPEHYEPWESPTENVFNGRQTNPAHYKGAVGSSDEYRSNPSEYPIICSTWRVCEHWHSGATSRHMPWLAELMPASFVEMSEDLAAEKGIVNGETVEIVNARGSIKAVAMVTPRNADFNINGNKTYQVGLTWHFGFKGLVTGDVANALTPHVGDANTSIPEYKAFLVDVRKVR
- the asnB gene encoding asparagine synthase (glutamine-hydrolyzing), yielding MCGIAGWIHYQMNLADNIDVVINAMGETLIPRGPDAKGSWVSAHAAFAHRRLVVVDPVGGVQPMVKEHQGETFVLIYNGELYNTEDLRNILENCGHIFKGHSDTEVLLTAYIQWGERCVEYFNGIFAFAIWRERKQTVFLARDRLGVKPLFYSLKGNSLVFASELKSLLSHPDVEPIVDRSGLAEIIAIGPARTPGHGVFKNVYELKPGHLMQFSREGVRTQQYWALESKKHTHSFEETVIRVKTIFEDAVRRQLVSDVPLCTLLSGGLDSSAITAYAHRASVTNGMGPLHTFSVDYEDNDKHFKPNEFQPNSDEHFIKRVNEYLGSKSHYIRIKNDNLVESLQKAALARDLPGMADIDGSLMLFSHEIKKHATVALSGECADEVFGGYPWFKNLDDRPLEMFPWTRNLSERMTVFSQEITDIIKPESYIKQRFHEAMEEVPRLEGEQGHDERIREMFYINLTRWMPTLLDRKDRMSMAEGLEIRVPFCDHRLVEYLWNVPWEMKYYNQIEKGLLRKALEGVLPDDVLYRKKSPYPKTHDPAYLAAMKEWVTEIINTPNSPTHQIINCKNIRLLLNSVSPSSNMPWFGQLMNMPQFLAYIGQLDTWMRKYKVQLQL
- a CDS encoding type II toxin-antitoxin system HicB family antitoxin, which codes for MNNLLSYKGYHARVEYSDADEVFFGLILGIEDSISFEADTVIKLKKAFQEAVDDYLEMCEELGKTPDKAYKGSFNVRISPEAHRKADLLAKSKGISLNQFVEKAIKDSMAN